One Neisseria sicca genomic region harbors:
- a CDS encoding FeoB-associated Cys-rich membrane protein: MTQYIIVGLIMLTCIFFLLRKFVFKPKKRDCSSGCGKCGGCG; this comes from the coding sequence ATGACTCAATATATTATCGTCGGCTTGATTATGCTCACTTGCATATTCTTCCTCTTGCGAAAATTCGTATTCAAACCGAAAAAACGCGATTGCAGCAGCGGCTGCGGCAAATGCGGCGGTTGCGGTTAA
- the feoB gene encoding ferrous iron transporter B produces MELSYFALIGAPNCGKTVLFNGLTGAHAKVANYPGVTVDKREGAFLDDAAVRIIDLPGTYSLRTTSPDEAVAKDVAVGKLGIPPDAIIAVADATNLRMTLRMILELKTLGLPMVVSLNMSDVARRRGLNIDAAKLSELLDAPVLETVAVSASGVQAVREAVAKLPRKRSFPANPASAERTLEALESDKLYQEVESILAQVVRTQMTLPAWHKKLDDIVLHPVWGIIMLLVILFMVFQAVYTWAAPIMDAIEGGFTALGEWIGANMEPGILSDLLVNGVIAGMGSVLVFVPQITILFAFILLLEDSGYLPRAAFLLDNVMAKSGLSGRSFIPLLSSFACAVPAVMSARTINDPRERLVTIAVAPLLTCSARLPVYALIIAAVIPNRTVGGIFNLQGLTLFILYLAGILSAALAAYIMKRLARMKGNVQQFPLLMELPTFRTPNFKHIMTSLWDRVKAFLKRAGTIIFALAVVLWGLVSWPQPPAGATGAAIDYSLAGMLGHAIQPLFAPLGFTWEMCIAMIPGIAAREVVVAALGTVYAVSASSEDAVQNALIPIVHNNWGLPTAFAFLAWYVYAPMCAATLTVIKRETKSTKNMLMITGYLFLMAYFAAFVVYQISSRILSS; encoded by the coding sequence ATGGAACTAAGCTATTTTGCCTTGATTGGCGCGCCAAACTGCGGCAAAACCGTTTTATTCAACGGTTTGACCGGCGCACATGCCAAGGTTGCCAATTATCCGGGCGTAACGGTCGATAAGCGCGAGGGTGCCTTCCTCGACGATGCGGCCGTCCGCATTATCGACCTGCCGGGCACATACAGCTTACGCACGACCAGCCCCGACGAAGCGGTGGCGAAAGATGTCGCCGTAGGCAAGCTGGGCATTCCGCCCGACGCCATCATCGCCGTTGCCGACGCGACCAACCTGCGTATGACCCTGCGCATGATTTTGGAACTGAAAACGCTGGGACTGCCTATGGTGGTGTCGCTGAACATGAGCGACGTTGCCCGCAGAAGGGGTTTGAATATTGATGCCGCCAAACTGAGCGAGTTGTTGGATGCACCTGTTTTGGAAACAGTCGCAGTGAGCGCGTCGGGCGTACAGGCGGTACGCGAAGCCGTGGCGAAGCTGCCGCGCAAACGCTCTTTCCCCGCCAACCCCGCTTCTGCCGAACGCACGCTCGAGGCGCTGGAGAGCGACAAACTTTATCAAGAAGTCGAATCGATTTTGGCACAAGTGGTACGCACCCAGATGACGCTGCCCGCATGGCACAAAAAACTCGACGACATCGTGCTGCACCCCGTCTGGGGCATAATTATGCTGCTGGTCATCCTGTTTATGGTGTTCCAAGCGGTTTACACATGGGCGGCGCCGATTATGGACGCCATCGAAGGCGGCTTTACCGCGCTGGGCGAATGGATAGGCGCCAACATGGAGCCGGGCATCCTCAGCGACTTGCTCGTCAACGGCGTCATTGCCGGTATGGGCAGCGTGTTGGTGTTCGTGCCGCAGATTACGATTTTGTTCGCCTTCATCCTGCTTTTGGAAGACTCAGGCTACCTGCCGCGTGCGGCTTTCCTGCTGGATAACGTGATGGCGAAAAGCGGCCTGTCCGGACGCTCATTCATCCCGCTCCTGTCGAGTTTCGCCTGTGCCGTTCCCGCCGTTATGTCAGCGCGTACGATTAATGACCCGCGCGAACGCCTCGTTACCATCGCCGTCGCCCCGCTGCTGACCTGCTCCGCGCGGCTGCCCGTTTACGCGCTGATTATCGCCGCCGTCATTCCTAATCGCACCGTAGGCGGGATTTTCAACCTGCAAGGACTGACGCTGTTCATCCTCTATCTCGCAGGCATCCTGTCTGCCGCCTTGGCAGCGTATATCATGAAACGCTTGGCGCGTATGAAAGGCAACGTGCAGCAATTCCCGCTCTTGATGGAGCTGCCGACTTTCCGCACGCCCAACTTCAAACACATCATGACCAGCCTGTGGGACAGGGTAAAAGCCTTCCTCAAACGCGCCGGTACGATTATCTTCGCCCTTGCCGTAGTTTTGTGGGGCTTGGTAAGCTGGCCGCAACCGCCCGCAGGTGCAACAGGCGCGGCAATCGACTACAGCTTGGCGGGTATGCTCGGCCACGCTATCCAACCATTGTTCGCCCCGCTGGGCTTCACTTGGGAAATGTGTATCGCCATGATTCCAGGCATTGCCGCGCGTGAAGTCGTTGTTGCCGCACTGGGTACGGTCTATGCCGTCAGCGCGTCGTCTGAAGACGCCGTACAAAACGCGCTGATTCCGATCGTACACAACAACTGGGGTTTGCCAACCGCCTTTGCCTTCTTGGCTTGGTATGTGTATGCTCCGATGTGTGCCGCGACTTTAACCGTAATTAAACGCGAAACCAAATCCACGAAAAATATGCTTATGATTACAGGCTATTTGTTCCTGATGGCTTATTTTGCCGCATTTGTGGTTTACCAAATTTCTTCAAGGATACTATCGTCATGA
- a CDS encoding FeoA family protein: MSAIPLSKLSKGAVAHIDSIVPNPTFGELDPLVTRRLADLGFSSGMPLQVIAVGGFGRGPFAVRLGNQSQFSLRQEEAGKIMCHVIDG, encoded by the coding sequence ATGTCTGCCATACCATTGTCAAAACTCAGTAAAGGCGCGGTCGCGCACATCGATTCCATCGTCCCCAATCCGACTTTCGGCGAACTCGACCCGCTGGTTACGCGCCGCCTTGCCGACTTGGGCTTTTCAAGTGGAATGCCGTTGCAAGTGATTGCCGTCGGCGGATTCGGACGCGGCCCGTTTGCCGTACGTTTGGGCAACCAGTCGCAATTCTCGTTACGGCAGGAAGAGGCGGGAAAAATTATGTGCCATGTGATTGACGGCTGA
- a CDS encoding NAD(P)H-hydrate epimerase, with product MKIYTAAEMRAHEQMAVDKGTTFEQLMENAGQAAAADLLRRFPKAGRALIVCGKGNNGGDGLVIARALSERDWQVDVVFVLGDKLSPLAQLNRERLNHSDGVSFIRSDELEGRLKTGYGLIIEGIFGTGFSGALPETAAAVCRLLNQADGFKIALDIPTGLNCDTGEADKDTFRAELTYAFAAYKPAHMTDAGKAYCGETVCLDIGIE from the coding sequence ATGAAAATCTACACCGCCGCAGAAATGCGCGCACACGAACAAATGGCAGTCGATAAAGGCACGACTTTCGAGCAACTGATGGAAAACGCGGGGCAAGCCGCGGCGGCGGATTTGCTGCGCCGTTTCCCCAAAGCAGGACGCGCGTTAATCGTTTGCGGCAAGGGCAACAACGGCGGCGACGGTTTGGTCATCGCGCGCGCGTTGTCGGAGCGGGATTGGCAGGTAGATGTCGTTTTCGTATTGGGAGACAAACTTTCGCCGCTGGCGCAGTTGAACCGCGAGCGTTTGAATCATTCGGACGGCGTCAGCTTTATCCGATCCGATGAGCTTGAAGGCCGGCTGAAAACAGGTTACGGCCTCATTATCGAAGGCATTTTTGGAACAGGTTTCAGCGGCGCATTACCCGAAACAGCCGCCGCCGTTTGCCGCCTGCTGAATCAAGCCGACGGCTTCAAAATCGCGCTGGACATCCCGACCGGGCTGAACTGCGACACAGGCGAAGCAGACAAAGATACCTTCCGCGCCGAACTGACCTACGCCTTTGCCGCCTACAAGCCCGCGCATATGACCGACGCAGGCAAGGCATATTGCGGAGAGACCGTGTGTTTGGATATTGGGATAGAGTGA
- the crcB gene encoding fluoride efflux transporter CrcB: MFQNVMAIAFGAALGALSRWLLVLAFAALSVPFSAGTLAANWIGAFLIGICAEWLDNPQWKLLLITGFLGSLTTFSSFSLEMVTLMQAQRWATAFSAVCLHVFGSFLLTALGIYLAQSWK, encoded by the coding sequence ATGTTTCAAAACGTCATGGCGATTGCGTTTGGCGCGGCTTTGGGCGCATTGTCCCGCTGGTTGCTCGTTCTCGCCTTTGCCGCACTCTCCGTCCCGTTTTCGGCAGGCACGCTTGCCGCCAACTGGATCGGCGCGTTCTTAATCGGCATCTGCGCCGAATGGCTGGATAATCCGCAATGGAAGCTTTTACTGATTACCGGTTTTCTCGGCAGCCTGACGACATTTTCCAGTTTTTCATTGGAAATGGTCACCCTGATGCAGGCGCAACGCTGGGCGACGGCGTTTTCAGCGGTCTGCCTGCATGTTTTCGGCTCGTTCCTGCTGACGGCGTTGGGTATTTACTTGGCGCAAAGCTGGAAATAG
- a CDS encoding dihydroorotate oxidase, with amino-acid sequence MPSLRTQIAGFSFDNCLMNAAGVACMTVEELEEVRQSAAGSFVTKTATLEARAGNPEPRYRDVPLGSINSMGLPNQGIDYYLDYLLSLQESQPERTFFLSLVGMSPDETHTLLKKVQNSGFKGITELNLSCPNVPGKPQIAYDFETTERILGEAFGYFDKPLGIKLPPYFDIVHFDQAAEVFNRHPLKFVNCVNSIGNGMYIEDESVVIRPKNGFGGIGGEYIKPTALANVHAFYQRLNPSIQIIGTGGVYTGRDAFEHILCGASMVQIGTALHQQGVEVFERVSLGLKAIMAKKGYEKLEDFKGKLKYLG; translated from the coding sequence ATGCCGTCATTGAGAACGCAAATCGCCGGTTTTTCTTTTGACAACTGTCTGATGAACGCCGCTGGTGTGGCGTGTATGACCGTGGAAGAATTGGAAGAAGTCAGACAATCCGCTGCGGGCAGCTTCGTCACCAAAACGGCGACGCTGGAAGCGCGGGCGGGCAATCCCGAGCCGCGTTACCGCGATGTACCGCTGGGCAGTATCAATTCCATGGGTTTGCCGAATCAAGGCATTGATTACTATCTGGATTATTTGCTGAGCCTTCAAGAATCGCAGCCCGAACGGACATTTTTCCTCTCGCTGGTCGGTATGTCGCCCGATGAAACGCATACGCTGTTGAAAAAAGTGCAAAACAGCGGATTTAAAGGCATTACCGAACTCAACCTTTCCTGTCCGAACGTCCCCGGCAAGCCGCAAATCGCCTACGACTTTGAAACGACCGAGCGGATTTTGGGCGAAGCCTTCGGCTACTTCGACAAGCCTTTGGGCATCAAACTGCCGCCGTATTTCGACATCGTCCATTTCGACCAAGCGGCGGAAGTGTTCAACCGCCATCCGCTGAAATTCGTCAACTGCGTCAATTCCATCGGCAACGGCATGTATATCGAAGACGAATCCGTCGTGATCCGCCCTAAAAACGGCTTCGGCGGCATAGGTGGCGAATACATCAAACCGACCGCGCTCGCCAACGTCCACGCGTTCTACCAAAGATTGAATCCGTCCATCCAAATCATCGGCACAGGCGGCGTTTATACCGGTCGCGATGCGTTTGAACATATCTTGTGCGGCGCGAGCATGGTGCAAATCGGCACGGCGCTGCATCAGCAAGGTGTCGAAGTTTTCGAACGTGTTTCGCTTGGCTTGAAAGCCATCATGGCGAAAAAAGGCTATGAGAAGCTGGAAGATTTCAAAGGCAAACTGAAATATCTGGGGTAA
- a CDS encoding 5-(carboxyamino)imidazole ribonucleotide synthase: MNSSAILPPAMLGILGGGQLGRMFTVAAKTMGYKVTVLDPDPNAPAAEFADRHLCTPFDAQAALDELAKCAAVTTEFENVNADAMRFLAKHTNVSPSGDCVAIAQNRIQEKAWIRKAGLQTAPYQAVCRSDDISGASAQFLPGILKTATLGYDGKGQIRVKTVDELKAAFAEHGGVDCVLEKMVDLRGEISVIVCRLNNENVQTFDPAENIHENGILAYSIVPARLSADVQQQARQMAQRLADELDYVGVLAVEMFVVGDAHELVVNEIAPRPHNSGHHTIDACAADQFQQQVRIMCNLPPADTKLLSSCCMANILGDVWQEDGGEPNWLPLQSHPNAHLHLYGKKAARKGRKMGHFTVLSADADTAFEAAGKLHQSL; this comes from the coding sequence ATGAACTCATCCGCCATCCTCCCGCCCGCCATGCTCGGCATCCTCGGCGGTGGACAATTAGGCAGAATGTTTACCGTTGCCGCCAAAACCATGGGTTACAAAGTAACCGTACTCGACCCCGATCCGAACGCGCCGGCGGCGGAATTTGCCGACCGCCATTTGTGCACGCCGTTTGACGCCCAAGCCGCCTTGGACGAGTTGGCAAAATGCGCGGCGGTTACTACTGAATTTGAAAATGTCAATGCCGACGCGATGCGCTTTTTGGCAAAACATACCAACGTTTCCCCCAGTGGCGACTGCGTTGCTATCGCGCAAAACCGTATTCAGGAAAAAGCTTGGATACGCAAAGCGGGGCTACAAACCGCGCCGTATCAAGCGGTTTGCCGTTCAGACGACATCAGCGGAGCAAGCGCGCAATTCCTGCCCGGCATCCTGAAAACGGCCACTTTGGGCTACGACGGCAAGGGTCAAATCCGCGTCAAAACGGTGGACGAACTCAAAGCCGCGTTTGCCGAACACGGCGGTGTGGATTGCGTTTTGGAAAAAATGGTGGATTTGCGCGGCGAAATTTCCGTTATCGTATGTCGTCTGAACAATGAAAACGTGCAAACCTTCGACCCCGCCGAAAACATCCACGAAAACGGCATCCTTGCTTACTCCATCGTTCCTGCGCGGCTGAGTGCCGACGTGCAACAACAGGCGCGGCAGATGGCGCAACGCTTGGCGGACGAATTGGATTATGTCGGCGTATTGGCGGTGGAAATGTTCGTCGTCGGCGACGCGCATGAATTGGTCGTCAACGAAATCGCCCCACGCCCGCACAATTCCGGCCACCACACCATCGATGCCTGCGCCGCAGACCAGTTCCAGCAGCAGGTACGCATTATGTGCAATCTGCCGCCCGCCGACACCAAGCTGCTTTCTTCATGTTGCATGGCGAATATTTTGGGTGACGTCTGGCAGGAAGACGGTGGCGAACCGAATTGGCTGCCGTTGCAAAGCCATCCGAATGCACACCTGCACCTGTACGGCAAAAAAGCCGCGCGGAAAGGCCGCAAAATGGGGCATTTCACCGTTTTGTCCGCCGATGCCGACACTGCATTTGAAGCAGCGGGGAAATTACATCAAAGCCTTTGA
- a CDS encoding GNAT family N-acetyltransferase, whose translation MSLLTILRPAVAQDCQAIHNAHLHAVQYTCIRSYDDKVLHAWEALLDIDSYLETISDPGKAFWVVEYRGTIQGFFQVDFKEAQLDALYVHPFVHNHGLGTALLRRAEELAHQAGLSFLKLYASLNSVPFYRLNHYESLGSAVLQLNKDVKVKCELMRKYL comes from the coding sequence ATGAGCCTTCTGACCATACTCCGTCCCGCAGTCGCGCAAGACTGCCAAGCCATACACAATGCCCATCTGCACGCCGTCCAATATACCTGCATCCGCAGTTACGACGATAAAGTATTGCATGCGTGGGAAGCCCTGCTCGATATCGACAGCTACCTCGAAACCATTTCCGATCCCGGCAAAGCCTTTTGGGTGGTGGAATACAGGGGGACCATACAGGGTTTTTTCCAAGTGGACTTCAAAGAAGCCCAATTGGATGCGTTGTATGTCCATCCCTTCGTTCATAATCACGGCTTGGGTACAGCCTTGCTGCGCCGTGCCGAAGAACTTGCCCATCAGGCGGGTTTGAGCTTTTTGAAACTGTACGCCTCGCTCAATTCCGTTCCTTTCTACCGCTTGAACCACTACGAATCTTTGGGTTCCGCCGTATTGCAGTTGAACAAAGACGTCAAGGTCAAGTGCGAACTGATGCGCAAATATTTATAA
- a CDS encoding Smr/MutS family protein → MKTDFQSALKALGKQAKKEAEARAQEQALAKKREEENIDFAKAVGAVTPLKTAPRYEAPRDKTPIKPRSKEQESLAAEDYFYVGSGASWDEPPASFSKNGQGKNDLQRLRNGHYPVVADVDLHGYTQEEAQQVLNEFIEFTQKRGVCAEIIHGSGLGSSGYKPVLKNMTRRWLMQHPDVLAYIEPREGNDGAVRILLKRRRREEE, encoded by the coding sequence ATGAAAACAGATTTCCAATCCGCCTTGAAAGCATTAGGCAAGCAAGCCAAAAAAGAAGCCGAAGCGCGGGCGCAGGAGCAAGCCTTGGCGAAGAAGCGCGAGGAAGAGAATATCGATTTCGCCAAAGCCGTAGGTGCAGTAACGCCGCTGAAAACCGCACCGCGCTATGAAGCGCCGCGTGATAAAACGCCCATCAAACCCCGCTCGAAAGAGCAGGAAAGTTTGGCAGCCGAAGATTATTTTTATGTCGGCAGCGGCGCTTCTTGGGATGAACCGCCCGCTTCGTTTAGTAAAAACGGACAAGGGAAAAACGACTTGCAGCGTCTGCGTAACGGGCATTATCCCGTAGTCGCCGATGTCGATTTGCACGGCTACACGCAGGAAGAGGCGCAACAGGTTTTAAACGAATTTATCGAATTTACCCAAAAGCGGGGTGTATGCGCCGAAATCATTCACGGCAGCGGTTTGGGCTCGTCAGGCTACAAACCCGTTTTAAAAAACATGACGCGCCGCTGGCTGATGCAGCACCCTGATGTATTGGCTTATATCGAGCCGAGGGAAGGCAATGACGGCGCTGTACGCATTTTGTTGAAGCGCAGGCGCAGGGAAGAAGAATAG
- a CDS encoding FAD-binding oxidoreductase, whose protein sequence is MPNLYDRFLEFLSPAEILEATPALLNDQRRRFVSEPDIILQPHSIENVQEIMRFCFEHRIPVTPQGGNTGLCGAAVASGGVLLNLSKINRIREINLADNSITVEAGVILQNVQKAAAEAGRLFPLSLASEGSCEIGGNIACNAGGLNVLRYGSMRDLVLGLEVVLPNGELVSHLQPLHKNTTGYDLRHLFIGSEGTLGIITAATLKLFARPQTTATAWVGLDDIESAVELLTAVQGHFAERLTSFELISRYALALSSEFSRLKQPTDANWHVLLELTDSVPDAALDEKLAEFLYQNGQENSIIAQSEQERLDLWTLRENISASQRKLGTSIKHDIAVPIAQVATFVRQCAPALETRFPGIQIVCFGHLGDGSLHYNTFLPDVLSNEAYRYEDAVNTIVYEHILACHGTIAAEHGIGTIKKHWLPSVRTPSEIALMRAIKAQLDPHDIMNPGKLLP, encoded by the coding sequence ATGCCCAATCTGTACGACCGTTTTCTTGAATTCCTTTCCCCCGCCGAAATCCTCGAAGCCACTCCGGCCTTGTTAAACGACCAGCGCCGCCGCTTTGTTTCCGAACCGGACATCATCTTGCAACCGCATTCCATAGAAAATGTACAAGAAATCATGCGGTTTTGTTTTGAACACCGTATCCCCGTTACCCCACAGGGCGGCAATACCGGTTTGTGCGGCGCAGCAGTAGCTTCCGGCGGCGTACTGCTCAACCTTTCCAAAATCAACCGCATCCGCGAAATCAACCTTGCCGACAACAGCATCACCGTCGAAGCGGGCGTAATCCTGCAAAACGTCCAAAAAGCGGCAGCCGAAGCAGGCAGACTGTTCCCCCTCAGTCTTGCCAGCGAAGGCTCGTGCGAAATCGGCGGCAATATCGCCTGCAACGCCGGCGGATTAAACGTTTTACGCTACGGCAGTATGCGCGACTTGGTATTAGGCTTGGAAGTCGTCTTGCCCAATGGCGAACTTGTTTCCCATCTCCAACCGCTACACAAAAATACCACCGGCTACGACCTGCGCCACCTCTTTATCGGCAGCGAAGGTACGCTCGGCATCATCACCGCCGCCACGCTCAAACTCTTCGCCCGCCCGCAAACCACAGCCACCGCATGGGTAGGTTTGGATGACATCGAATCTGCCGTAGAGCTTTTAACTGCGGTACAAGGGCATTTTGCCGAACGTCTAACCAGTTTCGAGCTGATCAGCCGCTACGCTTTGGCATTGTCTTCCGAGTTTAGCCGTCTTAAACAGCCGACCGATGCAAACTGGCACGTTCTGCTCGAACTGACCGACTCCGTTCCCGATGCCGCGCTCGATGAAAAACTTGCCGAGTTTCTCTATCAAAACGGCCAAGAAAACAGCATCATCGCGCAATCCGAACAAGAGCGCCTCGATCTGTGGACGCTGCGTGAAAACATTTCCGCCTCCCAGCGCAAGCTCGGCACCAGCATCAAACACGACATCGCCGTCCCGATAGCCCAAGTCGCCACCTTTGTCCGTCAATGCGCCCCCGCCTTGGAAACCCGTTTTCCGGGTATACAAATTGTCTGCTTCGGACATTTGGGCGACGGCAGCCTGCATTACAACACCTTCCTGCCCGACGTCTTGAGCAACGAAGCCTACCGTTACGAAGATGCCGTCAACACCATCGTCTATGAACACATCCTCGCTTGCCACGGTACCATCGCGGCGGAACACGGTATCGGCACCATCAAAAAACACTGGCTCCCCAGCGTCCGCACACCATCCGAAATCGCTCTGATGCGCGCCATCAAAGCCCAGCTTGATCCGCACGACATCATGAATCCGGGCAAACTCCTGCCGTAA
- a CDS encoding FKBP-type peptidyl-prolyl cis-trans isomerase yields the protein MAIEKNSVVSLHYEMYDVDNQLLDKTEEPIVYLHGGYDGIFPLVEEALHEKNVGDTVEVALSPDDAFGEQDPSLVRIEDVSVFPVEVEVGMMFEADDPETGDVLIYRVTDVADGKAVVDGNHPLAGMKILFKATVDGVRDATEEEIAHGHVHGPHGHHH from the coding sequence ATGGCTATTGAAAAAAATTCTGTGGTTTCGCTTCACTATGAAATGTACGATGTGGACAACCAACTGCTGGACAAAACCGAAGAACCCATCGTCTATCTGCATGGCGGATATGACGGCATTTTCCCTTTGGTGGAAGAAGCTTTGCACGAGAAAAACGTCGGCGATACCGTTGAAGTCGCGCTGTCTCCCGATGATGCTTTTGGCGAGCAAGATCCCAGCCTGGTGCGTATCGAAGATGTCAGCGTGTTTCCGGTTGAAGTGGAAGTCGGCATGATGTTTGAAGCCGATGATCCTGAAACCGGCGATGTCTTGATTTACCGCGTAACCGATGTAGCGGACGGCAAAGCCGTAGTAGACGGCAACCATCCGCTTGCAGGCATGAAAATCTTGTTCAAAGCGACAGTTGACGGCGTACGCGATGCGACTGAAGAAGAAATCGCACACGGCCACGTTCACGGCCCGCACGGTCATCATCACTAA
- a CDS encoding DUF4299 family protein: MSISFYIKNPKKLFSRMPVLTVQECFQLSSQPLAQFSFDEHDEDFDLKRFQTLPLSDFECLLLGVNEKSGRGFELSFDEDTQEYAVRQFTPSTLEDWQIALQYLADLARALKQPITCETDETFTADTIQTFDFKPDIQAGISMVPFEDEDEIQNYKFYGVTRPVALNKEIRDKILTDNDPLAAFSRLMRETQWLDAYSAHQMIGKNSDTGELVGFYVLNPELPTILPYRPEIEYGADPDISNNDISSWRLIFTNDDDSPTELPYETFIARLPEEKYRFIDAAYILLEAFTKDELAQLAIE, translated from the coding sequence ATGAGCATTTCTTTCTACATCAAAAATCCCAAAAAGCTATTTAGCCGCATGCCCGTATTAACCGTGCAGGAATGTTTCCAGCTTTCATCGCAGCCGCTGGCACAATTTTCATTTGATGAACACGATGAAGATTTTGATTTAAAGCGATTTCAAACACTGCCGTTATCCGACTTCGAATGTCTGCTGCTTGGCGTGAACGAAAAAAGCGGTAGGGGATTTGAATTATCCTTTGATGAAGACACACAGGAATACGCTGTGCGGCAATTCACGCCCAGCACTTTGGAAGACTGGCAAATCGCCCTGCAATATCTCGCCGATTTAGCCCGCGCGCTCAAACAACCGATTACCTGCGAAACCGATGAAACCTTCACTGCCGACACCATCCAAACCTTCGATTTCAAACCAGACATACAGGCCGGTATATCCATGGTGCCTTTTGAAGATGAAGACGAAATACAAAACTATAAATTCTACGGCGTTACCCGCCCTGTGGCACTGAACAAAGAGATTCGCGACAAAATTCTAACCGACAACGACCCACTCGCAGCCTTCAGCCGCCTGATGCGTGAAACCCAATGGCTGGATGCCTATTCCGCTCATCAAATGATTGGGAAAAATAGTGACACGGGAGAGCTCGTCGGCTTTTATGTCTTAAACCCTGAACTGCCGACCATTCTGCCCTATCGACCAGAAATAGAATACGGCGCAGATCCGGATATATCCAACAACGATATCAGCAGCTGGAGATTGATTTTTACCAACGATGACGATTCACCTACCGAGCTGCCCTACGAAACCTTTATCGCACGGCTGCCTGAAGAAAAATACCGCTTTATTGACGCAGCGTATATTCTGCTGGAAGCATTCACGAAAGACGAATTGGCTCAGCTTGCCATCGAATAA